From the Roseateles sp. XES5 genome, one window contains:
- the msrA gene encoding peptide-methionine (S)-S-oxide reductase MsrA, with translation MFLIDMFNKKTVMPAPEAALPGRPEPIPTSATHFVNGRALKGPYPAGFKTVLLGMGCFWGAERLLWKIPGVWVTAAGYAGGFTPNPTYHETTTGLTGHTEVVLVVYDPAEVSLETLLKAFFEAHDPTQGMRQGNDIGTTYRSAVYLDDEADLQVARHARDVYQAALTAAGRTDRITTEIGKAGPFYFAEDVHQQYLAKNPGGYCGLRGTGVSCAIG, from the coding sequence ATGTTCCTGATCGACATGTTCAACAAGAAGACCGTCATGCCCGCGCCCGAGGCCGCTCTGCCCGGCCGCCCCGAGCCCATCCCGACCTCCGCGACGCATTTCGTCAACGGGCGGGCGCTCAAGGGGCCCTATCCCGCAGGCTTCAAGACCGTGCTGCTCGGCATGGGCTGCTTCTGGGGCGCCGAACGGCTGCTGTGGAAAATTCCCGGCGTCTGGGTGACGGCGGCGGGCTACGCCGGCGGCTTCACGCCGAACCCGACCTACCACGAGACGACGACCGGGCTGACGGGCCATACCGAAGTCGTGCTCGTCGTCTACGATCCCGCCGAGGTGTCGCTCGAAACCCTGCTGAAGGCCTTTTTCGAAGCGCATGATCCGACGCAAGGCATGCGCCAGGGCAACGATATCGGCACCACCTACCGCTCTGCGGTCTATCTCGACGACGAGGCGGACCTTCAGGTCGCCCGCCACGCGCGCGATGTCTACCAGGCGGCGCTGACGGCGGCCGGGCGCACGGACCGCATCACCACGGAGATCGGGAAGGCGGGTCCCTTCTACTTCGCCGAGGACGTGCATCAGCAGTATCTCGCCAAGAATCCGGGCGGCTATTGCGGCCTGCGCGGCACGGGCGTTTCCTGCGCCATCGGCTGA